GGTGCGGCCGATGTAGTGGTTGCGGATGATGCCGAGATCGAAGGTAAGGCCGGCGGCCGCGGCATAGCCGATCGCCGCCGGCGTGCCCGAGTCCGGCACCGGCACGACGAGATCGGCATCGGCCGGCGCTTCGCGCGCGAGCTCGGCGCCGATGCGCTTGCGCACCTCGTAGACGCCTCGCCCCTCGACCGAGGAATCGGGCCGCGCGAAATAGACGTACTCGAAGACGCAGAAGCGCGGCTTCTCCTGCTGGAACGGGAACGTGCTCTCGATCCCCTCAGGCGTGACGACGATCATCTCGCCGGGCTTGATGTCGCGCACGAAGCGCGCGCCGATGATGTCGAGCGCGCAGGTCTCCGAGGCGAGGATCGCAGCGCCGTCGAGGTCGCCGAGGACGAGCGGGCGCACGCCGAGAGGATCGCGCACGCCGATCATCTTCTTGGTCGAGAGACACACCAGCGAATAGGCGCCCTCGACCCGCTTCAGGGCATCGACGACGCGGTCGACCAGCAGCGTCTTCGTGCTGGTCGCGATGAGGTGGAGGATTACCTCGGTATCCGACGTCGACTGGAAGATCGAGCCGCGCTTCTGCAGCAGGGTCTGCAGCGCCAGCGCGTTGGTGAGGTTGCCGTTGTGGGCGATGGCGAAGCCGCCGCCGGAGAATTCCGCGAACAGCGGCTGGATGTTGCGCGTGCCGCTGCCGCCGTGCGTGGCGTAGCGCACGTGGCCGATGGCGCGGTCGCCGGTCAGCCGGTCCATGACCGAGCGCTTGGTGAAGGTGTCGCCGACCAGGCCGACGTGGCGCTCGGAATGGAAGCCGTCGCCGTCGAAGGAGACGATGCCGCCCGCCTCCTGCCCGCGATGCTGCAGGGCGTGCAGGCCGAGCGCGGTGAGCGCGCCGGCGCCGGTGTGGGCGAAGACGCCGAACACGCCGCACTCCTCGTGCAGCTTGTCGTCGGCGAACGGGTTGGTCGTCAGGTCGTGCATGGCCGCGTCTTCCATGTCGGCGGCGCCGTCAGTTGCCGCTGTTCTGGATAAGCGTATCGAGATTCTGCCGCGTATCGTTGCCGTATGTAGTGTCCGCCGGCGGATTTGCCGCCCCGCTGTCGTCGGCCGGCGGCGTGTCGGTGCCGTTGGCGGGCGCATCGGCGCCGTTGTTGCGGAAGCGCTTGAGCAGCGCCGCCTCGACGTCGTCGGGCAGCGCCGCCATCAGCTTCTCGCCGAGATTGGAAAGCAGCGGCTTCGACTTGGCGTTGGCGACCCACGACGGCGGCGTCTGCACCAGCCACGAGAAGAAGAGCAGCGCGATGACCAGAAGCAGGATGCCGCGCGCCGCGCCGAACAGGAAGCCGAGGCCGCGATCGAGCGCGCCGACGCGGCTGTCGATGACGAAGTCGGAAATCTTGGTGGTGACGTAGCTCGCCACGATCAGCGCGACGACGAAGATGACCGCCGCCGCGATGATGGTCGCCACCGTCGGGCTGGTGACGTACGATTTCACCATCGGCACCAGGGGCTTGTAGAGGAAATAGGCTGCGGCGACGGCGGCCAGCCACGAGGCGACCGAGAGGACCTCGCGGACGAAGCCGCGCACCATGGCAAGCGTCGCCGAAATCAGCACGACGACGATGACGATCAGGTCGAGGATGGTGAGCGGCATGCGCGGCGCGAATTCCTGGCTGGGAGTGACCGGTCGAAGCCGGCCACGGCGGCCGTTTCCTAGCACGATTCTGATACCGGCGTGCGAGCCGCCGGGTGCGGCCCGTTCGCCGCCACGATGGCTGCGGTAAGCCGTTGGCGCGGAACGGCTTTCCGGCCGCTAACGCTCGACTCACCGGCAAGGCGTATGGTCGGGGCATAGGGAGGAAAACATGGCCAAAACAGCCAACCTGCTGAGCCTCACTCTCACCCTTGCCGCCGGCCTCGCGCTGGCCCACGCCGCCACCGCCGCCCTGCCGACCCCGGTGAACGACCAGATCACCCAGTCGATCGCCGGCATCGACTCCAACGAAAACGGCTCGGTCGATCAGGCCGAGTGGCACGTCGCCGGCGACCGCACGTTTGCGGCGCTCGACAGCGACAAGGACGGCAACATCAGCGAGGACGAATTCGCGCTGATCCACGGCGCGACATTTTCGGCGATGGATACCAACCACGACGGCGAAGTCTCCGCCGCCGAGGCGAACATCTATCGCCGCCTGCCGTGGACGCTCGGTCTGTTCCGCTAGCCCGGCACCGAGACGTTGCAGGCGCCGCTGGTATAGTTGGTGTTGGTGCCAAAGCTTGCGCCGGCAGCGAGCGCATTCTTGTTCTTCACCGTCCACGAATGGCTGCCGACGCTGAGCGTATAGGTCGTGTTGGCCGGGATCGCGAAGGACCACTGGTTGGTCACCACGAACGGGGTTGCGGTGACGTTGCCGAGGATGAAAAGTCCGGGCAGCGAGACGCTGGCGCCGATCGAACAATGCAGATGACGGCGCACGGTCGCCGCCTCGGAAGGCGCCGCGATCAGCGGAACCGTGGTTGCAGCGAGAAGCGCGACAGCGACAATTTTCGTAAAACCGTTCATGGTCGACGATCTCCGGCCTTGCCCTCGCGGCTAAAATAACGCCGCGACCGCGTCGCAATCAATCCTCGCGGCTGCGCGCCCGCGCCGCGATGGTGGCGACCAGATCGGCAAGCTGGGCGATCGCGGCCGCACCGGGCTCGCTCTCCTTGCCGGCGGGAATGACGGCGCGGGCGAAGCCGAGCTTCTGCGCTTCGCGGAGCCGCGCCGGCGCGTGGCCGACGGGCCGGACCGCGCCGGACAGGCTGACCTCGCCGAAATAGACGGTATCGGAGGGGAGGGGCACGTTGAGGCGCGAGGAGACCAGCGCCGCGGCGACCGCGAGATCGGCGGCCGGCTCGTTGATGCGCAATCCGCCGGCGACGTTGAGATAGACATCGCAGTCGCCGAGCCGCACGCCGCAATGGGCTTCCAGCACCGCCAGCACCATGGCGAGGCGCGAGGAATCCCAGCCGATGACGGCACGGCGCGGCGTGCCGAGCGGGGTCGGCGCGACCAGCGCCTGGATCTCGACCAGCAGCGGCCGCGTGCCCTCCATGCCGGCGAAGACGGCGGCGCCGGGCGTGTTGGCGTTGCGCTCGCCGAGGAACAGCTCGGACGGGTTGGCGACCTCGGTCAGCCCCGCGCCGGTCATCTCGAAGACGCCGATCTCGTCGGTCGGGCCGAAGCGGTTTTTTCACCGCGCGCAGGATGCGGAAATGGTGGCCGCCTTCGCCCTCGAAGTAGAGCACCGCGTCAACCATGTGCTCGACGACGCGCGGGCCGGCGATCTGGCCATCCTTGGTGACGTGGCCGACGAAGACGACCGAGGTGCCCGACTGCTTGGCGTAGCGGATCAGCGCCTGCGCCGAACTGCGCACCTGCGTAACCGTGCCGGGAGCCGAATCGACCATGTCGGTCCACAGCGTCTGGATCGAATCGATGATCAGGAGCGCGGGCGGGCGCTCGGCGGCGAGCGTCGCCAGCACGTTCTCGACGCTGGTCTCGGCCGCGAGCCGCACCGGCGCGGCGCTGAGATCGAGGCGGTCGGCGCGCAGGCGAATTTGCGCCGCGGCCTCCTCGCCGGAGATGTAGACGACGGACTCGCCCGAATTGGCGAGCGCGCCGGCGACCTGCAGCAGCAGGGTCGACTTGCCGATGCCCGGATCGCCGCCGACCAGCAGCGTCGAGCCGCGGACGAAGCCGCCGCCGGTGACGCGGTCGAACTCGGCGATGCCCGACTTTGTGCGCGGCGCTTCGTCGTTGGCGCCGGTGAGGGAAGTAAGGGCGACGACGCGGCCCCGCCCGATGGTGCGCACCGCCGGCCCGGCGCCGACGCCGGAGCTCGCCGCCTCCTCGACGAACGAGTTCCACTCGCCGCAATCCTCGCAGCGGCCCTGCCAGCGGTTGGAGCTGACGCCGCAGTTCTGGCAGACGAACTGAATCTTGAGTGCCGCCGCGCGCGCCATGGTTTGCCTCGATGTTCTTGTTATGTTCTACGTGAATTTGGGGGCCGAGGCAACTGCTCCTCCGGTTTCCCCGCGAAAGCGGAGATCCAGGTGGCGGGATTGATGCTGCTCATGCGGTTCGCGCTCGGCACGTGGATCCCCGCTTTCGCGGGGATAAGCGGTAAGGAGGCGTGACTGCGCGCTCTCGCGACGCCTGAGCATCCGAGTCTTGATCCTTCCTTTTCTCTCCCCCGGCACGTCCGAGGGGTGGCGGGCGCCCGGCTGGTGCCGAGCGGGTAGTTCCCGCGTTTGTGGGCGCCTTCCGGGCGCCCGCCGCGGCCGTTGTCGAAGCCGGCCGGCACTTCGGTCCATCGCGGCTAGCTCCCCGACGTAGCTTTGGGGAAGCGCCTCTCCGGCGTGCCGGCGGGGCCTCAACGCGACGAACTCAAGCCCGAGGTGGGCGGACTGTCGTAGTGCCGACGGACCAGCCACGCTTCGCCCCGCGACCCGGTTGCGTAACCGGAGCGGCGGGGAACCGCATCCCCGCTCCGCACCACGACGCCTCGAGTTGCGCCCTCGGGTGAGCGGGGATGGGTGCATTGTCGGGGAGGTTTGGGTCGCGGGGATAACTTATTTTCGCGGAGACAGGTGCCTAGCCATCGGCGTCATCTCTGCCTCGGGACCAACATGCGGTCGGACTCGTGGAGAGACACCCCTCCCCAAAGCCGCTTTGCGGTTTTGGCCCTCCCACAAGGGGAGGGCTCAAGTGGAGTTTGGTCAAGCGCGGTGTTTCAACAACGATGAACCCTCCCCTTGTGGGAGGGTCAAACGGCCGAAGGCCGTTTGGA
The sequence above is drawn from the Bauldia sp. genome and encodes:
- the purF gene encoding amidophosphoribosyltransferase, yielding MEDAAMHDLTTNPFADDKLHEECGVFGVFAHTGAGALTALGLHALQHRGQEAGGIVSFDGDGFHSERHVGLVGDTFTKRSVMDRLTGDRAIGHVRYATHGGSGTRNIQPLFAEFSGGGFAIAHNGNLTNALALQTLLQKRGSIFQSTSDTEVILHLIATSTKTLLVDRVVDALKRVEGAYSLVCLSTKKMIGVRDPLGVRPLVLGDLDGAAILASETCALDIIGARFVRDIKPGEMIVVTPEGIESTFPFQQEKPRFCVFEYVYFARPDSSVEGRGVYEVRKRIGAELAREAPADADLVVPVPDSGTPAAIGYAAAAGLTFDLGIIRNHYIGRTFIEPSDAIRHMGVRLKHNANRDVLAGKRVVLVDDSIVRGTTSQKIVKMIRDAGASEVHMRIASPPTMHSCFYGVDTPEESQLIAHRMSIADMANYIQVDSLGFLSIDGLYRAVGEAQRDSGQPQFCDACFTGAYPTRLVDREAANNVRAFPKLAEAR
- a CDS encoding CvpA family protein; the encoded protein is MPLTILDLIVIVVVLISATLAMVRGFVREVLSVASWLAAVAAAYFLYKPLVPMVKSYVTSPTVATIIAAAVIFVVALIVASYVTTKISDFVIDSRVGALDRGLGFLFGAARGILLLVIALLFFSWLVQTPPSWVANAKSKPLLSNLGEKLMAALPDDVEAALLKRFRNNGADAPANGTDTPPADDSGAANPPADTTYGNDTRQNLDTLIQNSGN